The genomic region TACCCACACAAAATAGCCAGCAAAACTCAGTCATTCCTATGGTTAATGGATGACAAGTTTGTGCTGGCAATTGAGACACACCAAGACTAACTTTTTACGATTTACGACTATTTTGAGTGAGGGATTGACATCATGTCCGTAATATTTGGTACAGATTTAGACGATTCCTTAACTGGTGGAGACGGCAACGACAGAATCTATGGCAAAGCTGGAAATGACAATATTAACGGGAATAAAGGCAACGATCTCCTTTATGGTGGACTAGGTAACGATCGCCTGTTGGGTGGAGATGGTAAAGACACCTTATATGGCAATGAAAATAACGATTTTTTGAATGGCGATGCCGGTGATGATACCTTGTACGGGGGTAGCGGTAACGATACCTTGTATGGAGGTAGCGATAACGATACCTTGTATGGCGATGCAGGTAATGACTTTCTCAACGGTTATGTCGGCAACGATCGCTTATACGGCGACTATGGGAACGATGATTTAGAAGGTTCGTTTGGTAACGATGTTGTCAATGGTGGAGCTGGAGACGACATTATTAATGGTGCGGGTGGTTTTGGAGCAGAGCCATACAGTAGTGCCAGTCGCGGCTATAACGAAATTGATACCCTGACAGGTGGAACCGGAAAAGACAAATTTAGACTCGAATTCAGCGGTGCAGGACGTGACGGTAGAGGCGCTTCCTATCGCTTCAGGGGTAACGATGACTATGCTTTAATTACTGACTTTAATTTGCATGAGGATGTCATTACACTCAGTAGCAATGATATCTCTGGACCATCATTTCTGTTCGCAGATGTCACCTATAGTTTGGGTGCATCGCCTGACGGTTTGCCATCAGGAACGGGAATTTACGCGCAATTTGCGAACAACACTAGTGCAGCACCAGAGCTAATTGCCATCTTGCAAGGTGTTTCTCCCGACACGCTCAATTTGAATGCATCCTACTTCCAGTATGTTCGGTATTCTTAATAATGAGTTTTGCCCGATCGGTAAGGCTTAACTGAACAAGGCGATCGCTGACTTGTCAAAATTGCGATCGCCTACCTATATCGTGGTTTACTTAGGTGCGAATATATCGGTGATTTCGTACAGTATTCATGCGATCGACTCGCTCTAATTTTAGCGATCAAACTAACGTTTTACTTCTGTCTCAGTATTTCTACTTGGTTAAACTCTAGCCGTGATGTAGCAAATTCTATTTAAGTCATAAATATATCGTTTTATCTGTTGACACTTAATAATTGGCTGTCCGCAGTACGCAGTGATTTCATACTCAATTTTATTTGGTATAGCTTTGCATAGAGCGAGTATTGCCTACTAGAGGCCTGAATTTTACCAAGAAAATAAGGCTACTGCCTTAGTGCATAACTAGGCTTTTTTAGCTTGTTTAGACAGATAAAAATATGCAAAAAACCATTTATTAAAAAAGTATTACAAATTTGATAATGTGATGCAAAAAAGGCATTATATTATGCATATTGCCGCATCAGTTTTACTTGCAAAATATCCTCATCTTTTGTAGATTGACTGTGTTGCTTGCAGGCGAAGACAAAGCGCGATAATTAATCAAGGTTTGCATCAATCGACCTCAGTAAGTCGCTCGCTTACTAGTTTTTAGCTAGGTATATTTAACGATTCACTTCATTGAAAGCCAAACACTATTTGGATAGTTTTGTTGTGGCGATTTGAAATGCGATCGCAGGGTAAAAACATCTACGCATACTTATTAGAATTAAGGCTTATCGACATGGCAAATATTTTTGGTACGGACTTAGACGACACCTTAACTGGTACGGATGGCAACGACAAAATTTATGGTAAGGCAGGAAGTGACACTATCTCCGGTTTAGGAGGGGACGATCGCATCTATGGTGGTGCAGGTATCGACTATTTAGGTGGTGGAGATGGTAACGATACCTTGTGTGGTGACGAAGATAACGATTATCTAGGCGGTGGCAGCGGTAATGACACTTTGTACGGTGGCAATGGGAATGACAACCTATACGGTGGCGACGGTAACGACATCTTACAGGGAGGAGATGGCAATGACTATATAGAGGGTGGATTTGGTGAAGATGTCATCTATGGGGGTAAAGGGGACGATGTAATAGTAGGCGATCTCGACGATTATCGAATCAGAACTGGTGACAGCGATCGCATCTATGGCGGTGCTGGTAACGATTCGATCTACGGTCGCTATGGTAACGATTCGATTTATGGCGATGATGGTGACGATCTACTGGCTGGCGATGGCTATGGAGTCATTTCTGGTCCTGATTATGGTGTGAGAAAAGATGATAACGATCGCCTCTACGGTGGTAATGGCAAAGATACACTAGTTGGCGAGTTCGGGAGCGATGTTTTAGATGGAGGATCTGGGGACGATATCTTGATTGGTGCTGGTGGTGGATGGTTACGCGGTACTGTTGATTCCAGCCGTGGTGACTCAGAGAAAGATGTCCTGACAGGAGGATCGGGAAAAGATACATTTATCCTTGCAGGTAGCGGAGGAAGACCTGGTTCAGGGACTTACTATGGAGTAGGAGATAGCTACGCTTTGATAACTGACTTCAATAAGTATGAAGATACAGTCTTTTTAGCAAAAACCAACCGCCCTGTAACTCAATCTCAGTACATAATTGAATACAGTTTGGGTGCAGCACCGGAAGGCTTGCCAGCAGGCACAGCAATCTATGCAAATAATGTAGGAGAAACCCAACCAAATTTGATTGCGATCTTGCAGGGTATTTCACCCAATTCGCTGAATTTAAATGCATCTTACTTCAAGATTAGCGACGAGTACGTTCGCTATAGTTAATTGCTCTGTATGAGTGACATTTGTAAGGGCGCACGGCTGTGCGTCCTTACAGATCGTGTGTTTACCCAATTGAAAGCACGATC from Chroococcidiopsis sp. SAG 2025 harbors:
- a CDS encoding calcium-binding protein, whose product is MSVIFGTDLDDSLTGGDGNDRIYGKAGNDNINGNKGNDLLYGGLGNDRLLGGDGKDTLYGNENNDFLNGDAGDDTLYGGSGNDTLYGGSDNDTLYGDAGNDFLNGYVGNDRLYGDYGNDDLEGSFGNDVVNGGAGDDIINGAGGFGAEPYSSASRGYNEIDTLTGGTGKDKFRLEFSGAGRDGRGASYRFRGNDDYALITDFNLHEDVITLSSNDISGPSFLFADVTYSLGASPDGLPSGTGIYAQFANNTSAAPELIAILQGVSPDTLNLNASYFQYVRYS
- a CDS encoding calcium-binding protein — its product is MLWRFEMRSQGKNIYAYLLELRLIDMANIFGTDLDDTLTGTDGNDKIYGKAGSDTISGLGGDDRIYGGAGIDYLGGGDGNDTLCGDEDNDYLGGGSGNDTLYGGNGNDNLYGGDGNDILQGGDGNDYIEGGFGEDVIYGGKGDDVIVGDLDDYRIRTGDSDRIYGGAGNDSIYGRYGNDSIYGDDGDDLLAGDGYGVISGPDYGVRKDDNDRLYGGNGKDTLVGEFGSDVLDGGSGDDILIGAGGGWLRGTVDSSRGDSEKDVLTGGSGKDTFILAGSGGRPGSGTYYGVGDSYALITDFNKYEDTVFLAKTNRPVTQSQYIIEYSLGAAPEGLPAGTAIYANNVGETQPNLIAILQGISPNSLNLNASYFKISDEYVRYS